A stretch of the Cervus canadensis isolate Bull #8, Minnesota chromosome 16, ASM1932006v1, whole genome shotgun sequence genome encodes the following:
- the LOC122454319 gene encoding odorant-binding protein-like: MPEKLIPAKQDIEDDFCATLGEQSLVHDMSRQHNDPTRSDTNSHPLQQLEPSRPLQKDYEGHKMKILVLSLLLGLVCDAQEADDQKGLSQLSGKWRTVYIASTSPEKIAENGPFRAYLCYLVFDDEQGTVDFYFYVKLNGEWVAKHVTGEKQENNTYLVKYEGENEFEVIYASDTILVISVVNKDKNRKCGEIQLAGIFVKVNDIEEKALEIFKELLKLKGIEEKHIVDFFKSGN; encoded by the exons ATGCCAGAAAAGCTCATTCCTGCCAAGCAGGATATTGAAGATGACTTCTGCGCAACCTTGGGGGAACAATCATTGGTTCATGACATGTCACGCCAACATAATGATCCTACAAGAAGTGACACCAATTCGCATCCTCTCCAACAACTGGAACCCTCTCGCCCTCTCCAGAAGGACTACGAGGGCCACAAGATGAAGATTCTGGTGCTGAGTCTTCTCCTTGGTCTGGTTTGTGATGCCCAAGAAGCGGATGATCAGAAAGGTCTCTCACAG CTTTCAGGAAAATGGAGAACTGTGTACATCGCCTCCACTAGCCCAGAGAAGATCGCTGAGAACGGGCCATTCAGAGCTTACTTGTGTTACCTTGTCTTTGATGATGAACAGGGCACAGTAGACTTCTACTTTTATGTCAA gttGAACGGAGAATGGGTAGCAAAACATGTCACGggggaaaagcaagaaaacaacaCTTATCTTGTTAAGT atGAGGGCGAAAATGAATTTGAAGTTATTTATGCATCTGACACTATTCTGGTAATAAGTGTTGTCAACAAGGATAAGAATAGAAAATGTGGGGAGATACAGTTGGCTGGAATATTTG TTAAAGTAAATGATATTGAAGAGAAAGCCTTGGAGATATTCAAGGAGCTGTTGAAACTGAAAGGAATTGAAGAAAAACATATTGTGGATTTCTTCAAAAGTGGTAATTGA